GCGGCTTCATCCTCCCAGAAGCGCACCAGGTGCCAGGGGAACGGGAATGGATAGTCGAAGAAGAACCGGTAGGCGTAGCGCCAGGCGAGATCCACCTGCTCGCGGCTCAGTCGGTCGCCCCGCGGGCGGCGGACCAGGGAGTCGATGGCGGCGGCGTACGCCTCCCACGTCTCGGGATCGAGGGTGAAGCCGCGGCCGCGATAGTGGGTTCGACCGGCAACCACCACCGGGACCCCCGCCATGGCCATCTCCAACCCTGCCGTCGTCGTGTACACCAATCCCAGGTCGGCGAGATCGATGACGTCATAGGTGTTGAAGGGCGAGTCGGGCGGCACGACGGTCACGTGCCCAGGCAGGTCCGGCAAGGTCTGGTGCACGATCTCCGTCGAGGGCAGCCCGGTGCCAAGCGACTCGCCCGGGTGGACCCGAACCACCAGTTGGACATCGTGGCGGCCACCGAACAGCCTGACGGTGCCTCGCAGCCAGTCGGCCATACCTTCGGAGAACACCTGGCGGCCCAACGCCAGGCTGTCCCCCACGACATTTGTACACAGCACCGCCACCGGGCGGTGGGGGTCGAGGCCGAGGGCCTGGCGCACCGACTCCGCACCCTGGCGGCCGCCCGCCTGCCACTGCCGGCCGAAGTTCTCCCAGCGCCTACCCTGACGCCGGGCTTCTGTCATGTCCCGCAGGTTCGCCAGTTCCTGGGCGGAAAGCGCCTCTTGCCGGCGGGCGTTCCAGAAGGCTTCGGTGTCCTGCAACATGACTTCATCATCGCCGGCAAGCCAGATCCTTTCTCGCTGCTCGCCGAATTCATAGGTGATCACCGGAAGTTGGACATGACGGGCGACGCGGTAGGCAACGCCGAAATCCAGTAGGCTGCCGTTAGGGATCACAGCCCCCCGGAAATCCTCGGATCGGAGTAGGTCGAGGGTGCTGGCTGCCAGGCCGAGATTGCGCCGGCGGCGGAACTCGAGCAGCCGGCCATCGTCGCTGGCGGGCGACGGATCGATCTCTTCCCGGCTCTGGATGTACTGCACATCCCGCCGGCTTTGGGCTTCCAGCCCTTGCGCCAACGCACTGGGGAGGCCCGCGCCGGAACGCGGCCGAAGTTCGTGCAACCTCACCAGCTTACCCACGGGCTGCAGGCTCCGGCGGACGTAGACCGACTGTCGCTCCCTCTCCGCGGCCGGTAGGTCCTGGCGCCAATTTCGATCCGGAACATACGCCAGGTGGACGCTGGCACCCTGCCCCGCCAGGAGAAGCGCCAAGGCCGCGCTGTACTCAAGCCACCATGGCAGCCATGCCACCAGCAATACCGGGCGCCCCGGTTCGGCTGCCGCTTGTCGTCTCGCCCGCTCTGCAGCCTCGAGCCATCGAGGCAGTGCACCCGAGAGCCGCTCGAGGCGGTAGTTCCCCAGCACGGGCGGATTGCCCGGCCGCAACTGCTGCAGCATGCCGGGAGCGATCGGCACCGCTCCTGCGGCCTGGCGGGCGATCCGTCGCAGACTCACGGCGCGCTCTCGATCTCCCAGCTCAGCGCCGGCCTCAATGGGCCTCCACGCTGCTCCCCCCATTGGCTGCCGACGGCTCCTGTGCCATCGACCGTGAAGGCCAGAGCGTACTCATCGGTGAAGTAGGAGCGGAGGCGGAAGGCGCTGGCGTTGACCCCAACCACGAACCGTCCTTCATTGAGGGTGTTCCCCGGCACGCTGCAGCGGCTGACGTAGGTGCCTTCGGGCCGGACGGGCAGGGCCTGGAAGCGATCCAGGGCGTCGGTGTCAAAGGAGGTGAAAACCGGCTCGCCCTTGGATGTGGAAAGGTAGATGCCCACCCGCAAGGCGCTGATCGCCTCCTGCAATCGGTAGGTGAACTCGATCGCGAACGGCTGGGCGGCGCTCACTTGCTCCGCCGGGCGTCCATCGATTCCGACGATGCGCAGCCGCAACGGGCGGAAGGGCGCGGCCGCTACGGCGTGCGGCTCGTCACCCCAGCCTCGCTCCCCGGTCTGGGCCAGCCCGGAAGACAAGTAGGAGTCCACCGCTCTTGGCGTCCGGTCGCGCAGCAGCAGCCGCCCGGCGTCGATGACCAGCGTCTCTTCGGTCAAGCGCAGCACGGCCGACATGTTGTGGCTGACGAACAGCACCGTCCGCCCGCGCTGGGCGACGTCGCTCATCTTCCCCAGGCACTTGCGCTGAAACTCGGCGTCGCCCACCGCCAGGACTTCATCGACAATCAGGATCTCCGGCTCCAGGTGAGCGGCCACCGAGAATGCCAGTCGCAGGTACATCCCGCTGGAGTAGCGCTTCACCGGGGTGTCGATGAAGCGGTCGATGTCGGCAAACTCGACGATCTCGTCAAACTTGGCGGCGATCTCTGCGCGTCGCATTCCCAGGATGGCGCCATTGAGGAAGGTGTTCTCCCGCCCGGTCAGCTCGGGATGGAAGCCGGTTCCGACTTCGAGCAGCGAGCCGACCCGGCCGCACACTTCGGCGCGGCCTTCGGTTGGCTCCGTCACCCGGGCCAACAGCTTGAGCAACGTGCTTTTTCCGGCGCCGTTCCGACCAATGATCCCGAGGACCTGTCCTTTGCGCACATCGAACGAGACATCGCGCAGCGCCCAAATGGACTCACGGCGTCGGGCCTTCTCCACCGCCGGGCTGCCTCGCCGCGCCCGCCCGACCGTCCTGGCGGCAGAATCCGACAGCGCATCGCGCAGCGTCCGGTACCCCCCAACGCTCTCGCCAAGGTAGTACTGCTTGCCGAGCCCCTCCACGCGGATGGCGATGTCTTCGCTCATCGAACGCGCCGCCCTCGGAGATCGCCGGCGGCCTGAGGCTTGAGGTCAGACGAGGTCGGCAAAGGTCCGCTCCATCCTTCGGAAGAAGGCCGTGCCGGTGACCATCAGCCCCAGGGCGACTGCCGCCGAGATCGCCATCAGGCCCCACGGGAAGACCGAACCATCGGCGGCCGCGTAGAGCGACCAGCGGAAGCCTTCAACCACGCCGACCATGGGATTCATCCAGTACAGCGGTTGGTAGGCCACCGGCACCACGCTGACGGGGTAGGTGATGGGCGTGACAAAGAACCACACCCGCACCAGAAACGGGATCACGAAGGCGACATCGCGGTACGAGACGTTCAGGGCCGCCAGCCACAAGCTGACCCCGACGGTTGTCATCACGGTCACCAGCAGGAAGATCGGCAGGGCGAGGACCGCCAGGCCGGGGCGCATCTGGTAGTACACGATCATGCCCAGGAACACGACTGCCGCCAGCAGAAAGTCCAACAGCCCGGCCAGGATCGGCGCCATCGGGATGGCAATGCGCGGGAAGTACACCTTTGTGACCAGGTTCCTCCCGGCCACCAGGCTGGTGCCCGCCTTGCTCACGCCTGCCTCGACCAGCTGCCACGGCAACAGGGCCGCATAGGAAAACACCGGGTAGGGGCTGCCGTCGGTCGGGACGCCGAGGAACCGGCCGAAGAAAATACTGAAGACCACCATCGTCAAGAACGGCTGCAGGATGGCCCAGCCGGCGCCGAGCAGGGATTGCTTGTAGCGGACCTTGACGTCGCGCCAGACCAGGAAGTAGATCAGCTCGCGGTAGCGCCACAGTTCACGTAGATCGATACCGCTCCAGCCGCGCGTTGGCCGGATGTAGGTCACCATCGGTCGGCCGGCCGCAGGGGAGTGCGTCGAGGCCGGTTCACCGCTCAAGCTCATCGAAGGATCCGCTCCCGGTTTTCCTGGTACCAGGCGATCGTGCGGCGCAGCCCGTCTTCGAAAGGCATGGCAGCCCGGAACCCCAACAGTTCCTCGGCCCGAGAGA
The sequence above is a segment of the Anaerolineales bacterium genome. Coding sequences within it:
- a CDS encoding ABC transporter ATP-binding protein → MSEDIAIRVEGLGKQYYLGESVGGYRTLRDALSDSAARTVGRARRGSPAVEKARRRESIWALRDVSFDVRKGQVLGIIGRNGAGKSTLLKLLARVTEPTEGRAEVCGRVGSLLEVGTGFHPELTGRENTFLNGAILGMRRAEIAAKFDEIVEFADIDRFIDTPVKRYSSGMYLRLAFSVAAHLEPEILIVDEVLAVGDAEFQRKCLGKMSDVAQRGRTVLFVSHNMSAVLRLTEETLVIDAGRLLLRDRTPRAVDSYLSSGLAQTGERGWGDEPHAVAAAPFRPLRLRIVGIDGRPAEQVSAAQPFAIEFTYRLQEAISALRVGIYLSTSKGEPVFTSFDTDALDRFQALPVRPEGTYVSRCSVPGNTLNEGRFVVGVNASAFRLRSYFTDEYALAFTVDGTGAVGSQWGEQRGGPLRPALSWEIESAP
- a CDS encoding ABC transporter permease — protein: MSLSGEPASTHSPAAGRPMVTYIRPTRGWSGIDLRELWRYRELIYFLVWRDVKVRYKQSLLGAGWAILQPFLTMVVFSIFFGRFLGVPTDGSPYPVFSYAALLPWQLVEAGVSKAGTSLVAGRNLVTKVYFPRIAIPMAPILAGLLDFLLAAVVFLGMIVYYQMRPGLAVLALPIFLLVTVMTTVGVSLWLAALNVSYRDVAFVIPFLVRVWFFVTPITYPVSVVPVAYQPLYWMNPMVGVVEGFRWSLYAAADGSVFPWGLMAISAAVALGLMVTGTAFFRRMERTFADLV